One genomic segment of Methanofastidiosum sp. includes these proteins:
- a CDS encoding trigger factor family protein: protein MKFSVEKIQTNLATLEIEVEEQRVEEALEQSYRKMVKQINIPGFRKGKVPRPIFESLVGKEALFEEALDILLNQTLPEVIKEADLETIGDPKVEVVQIDRGLPLIYKATVSVIPEIKLPDFKGMEVEEQPQSEPQDEDALKVLESYSKQMARLENVESGIVENGHIV from the coding sequence ATGAAGTTCAGTGTGGAGAAGATACAAACTAATCTGGCTACCTTGGAGATCGAAGTAGAGGAACAGCGGGTTGAAGAAGCGTTAGAGCAATCATATCGAAAAATGGTCAAGCAGATTAATATCCCCGGTTTCCGCAAGGGCAAAGTGCCGCGCCCCATCTTTGAGAGTCTAGTGGGTAAGGAAGCGCTCTTTGAAGAAGCTCTGGATATTTTACTTAATCAAACCTTGCCGGAAGTGATTAAGGAAGCAGATTTAGAAACGATCGGGGATCCCAAGGTAGAAGTGGTTCAGATCGATCGCGGACTTCCTTTGATTTATAAAGCTACGGTATCGGTTATTCCGGAGATCAAACTTCCAGACTTTAAAGGAATGGAAGTAGAAGAACAACCTCAAAGCGAGCCGCAAGACGAGGATGCTTTGAAAGTGTTGGAAAGCTATAGCAAGCAAATGGCCCGCTTGGAAAATGTAGAGAGCGGGATTGTAGAAAACGGCCATATCGTGC